Within Mongoliitalea daihaiensis, the genomic segment CGTGGTCAGCGTTACTGAACCGGAATTATCCGTTGCAGTAGGCTCCGTCCAAGTCACGATTGCTCCACAAGCGCCAGCATCATTGGATACGCTGATATTCTGCGGACAATCTTCTATCACTGGAGCTTCTGTATCCTCGGAGGCTGTCACAGTCACTGTAAAGCTACAAGTGCTGCTATTATCCGAATCATCGAAGGCTGTGTACGTCACCGTTGTCGTCCCTATTGGGAAGATAGAACCGCTTGCTGGTCCTGAACTCAGCTCAACCCGAACCTCTCCACAATTATCCGTGGCCGTCGGCAGCTCGTAGTTGACTACTGCTCCTGTTTCACCTATACCAACCACCACTGAAATCGGTTCCTGACAAGTGATGACCAGTGCTTCTTCATCCCGCACTACCACATCAAAGGTGCAAAGCGTACGGTTACCCGAAGGATCGATAGCTGTGTACGTAACTGTAGTGGTACCTACAGGGAAGAAACTACCCGGTTCTATATCCGTGGTCAGCGTTACTGAACCGGAATTATCCGTTGCAATAGGCTCCGTCCAGGTCACGATTGCTCCGCAAGCGCCAGCATCATTGGATACGCTGATATTCTGCGGACAATCTTCTATCACTGGAGCTTCTGTATCCTCGGAGGCTGTCACAGTCACTGTAAAGCTACAAGTGCTGCTATTATCCGATTCATCTAAGGCGGTATACGTCACCGTTGTCGTTCCTACAGGGAAAACCGAACCGCTTGCCGGTCCTGAAGTCAACTCAACCCGAACCTCTCCACAATTATCCATGGCCGTCGGCAGCTCATAGTTGACTACTGCTCCTGTTTCTCCTATGCCAACCACCACTGAAATCGGTGCCGGACAAGTGATGACTGGTGATTCCTCATCCCTCACTACCACATCAAAGGTACAAAGCGTACGGTTGCCCGAAGGATCGATAGCTGTATACGTAACCGTAGTGGTACCTACAGAGAAGAAACTACCCGGTTCTATATCCGGGGTCAGTGTTACCAAACCGGAATTATCCGTAGCGGTTGGCTCCGTCCAGGTCACGATGGCTCCACAAGCGCCAGCATCATTGGATACGCTGATGTTCTGCGGACAATCTTCTATTACAGGAGCTTCTGTATCCTCGGAGGCTGTAACAATCACTGTAAAGCTGCACGCTGTGCTATTATCCGAGTCATCGAAGGCTGTGTAAGTCACGGTTGTCGTTCCTATTGGGAAGACCGAACCGCTTACCGGTCCTGAACTCAGCTCAACCCGAACCTCTCCACAATTATCCGTGGCCGTCGGCAGCTCGTAGTTGACTACTGCTCCCGTTTCTCCCATGCCAACCACCACTGAAATCGGTGCCGGGCAAGTGATGACTGGTGCTTCTTCATCCCGCACTACCACATCGAAGGTACAAAGCGTACGGTTATCCGAAGGATCGATAGCTGTGTACGTAACTGTAGTGGTACCTACAGGGAAGAAACTACCCGGCTCTAAATCCGTGGTCAGCGTTACCGAACCGGAATTATCCGTTGCAGTAGGCTCCGTCCAAGTCACGATTGCTCCACAAGCGCCAGCATCATTGGATACGCTGATGTTCTGCGGACAATCTTCTATTACCGGAGCTTCTGTATCTTCAGAGGCTGTCACAATCACTAGGAAACTACAGGTAGTGCTGTTTCCTGCCTCATCTGTAGCAGCAAATGAGATCAGAGTGGCTGTTCCTGTTTCAAAGAAGGATCCACTTGCTGGACCAGCTGTTCTCAAAATCGTCACCGAACCACAATTATCCAGTGCTTCGGGAAGTTCATAGCTCACATTCGCACCTGCCACACCTATTCCTACAGTAACTTCGATAGTTTCTGAGCAAGTTAATACCGGTGCCTGCGTATCGTTAACCAATACTTCAAAGCTACAGATGGTGGTGTTGCCAGAAGGATCTGTTGCAGTATAGGTCACGGTACTTCTACCTATCGGGAAGAAACTTCCTGGCTCTACATCTGTTACAAATTCAACAGAACCGCTATTATCCAAAGCTGTTGGCGGAATCCAGGTAACTATTGCTCCACATGCATCTGTATCATTGGAAACCTCAATGTTCTGCGGACAATTGTTGATTACTGGGGGCTCTGTATCTGCGCTTTCGGCAACTGTTACAGTAAAGCTACACTCTGAAGCGTTACCCACAGCATCCGTAGCACTGAATATTACCGTAGTAACACCCAATGGGAAGAGTGAACCGCTAGCTGGTCCACTGACCAACTGTACATTTGCCTCACCACAGTTATCAACTGCCGTAGGAATAGCATAATTTACCAGTACCGAACCTTCCCCAAATCCTACAGTAACTGTAATATTTTGGGTACATGTAAATACTGGTGCCTGGGTATCCTGAACGGTAACATCAAATTCACAAACAGCAGTATTCCCTGTTGGATCTGTAGCCGTATAAATCACACGGGTAGTACCCACAGGGAAGGATGCCCCTGGTTCAAAATTACTGGTAAGCGTAACAGAACCACTGTTATCGCTGGCTGTTGGTGGTACCCAACCTACGGAAGCGCTACAGCTACCAATCGTATTTGGCACAACGATAGACGCTGGACAATTGATGATCACCGGAGGTACATCATCCTCTTCTTCAGTAACAATCACATTGAAGCTACACTCAGCCGTATTTCCTGCCGCATCTCGGGCTTCATACCTCACCACGGTAGTGCCAATTGGGAACGCTGACCCACTTTCTAAGCCTTCAATCAATGTCAATTCAGGGGTTCCGCAATTATCTGCTGTATTTGGCAAGGCATAGGTAACAATGGCCCCGCTTGAACCAAATGCCACCAATAGTCTGATATCCTCTGGACAGGTGATGGTAGGCACTTGAGTATCTTCCACCAAGACTTCAAAGCTTGAGAAGGCTTGGTTTCCATTTCCGTCAGTTACCGTCCAAGTTACCAAAGTCAATCCTACCGGGAAGAAACTCGGCGCATCATTAGTTAAGGATACATTGCCACAATTATCCGAGGTTAGCGGTGGAATTAACGCTACATTGGAGGCAAAACACTGTCCTGCATCCGCATTCAATTGAATAGTTGACAAAGCAGCTATCGTAGGCGGTGTGATGTCATCGAGTATGATGCGTTGTTCTTGTGTAGTTCTAAAGCCATTTGCATCTGTATAGGTCCAAGTGATCACCCGTGACCCTTGTTGAATTACTGGGAAGACACCTTCATTAGTCACACCAAATACGGTGGATCCGTCCTGTGCAGTAGCTGTAGGGATGATTAAGTCCGTAAAATTCACAATACATTCGGCAATTACATCCGGTAAATTTTCCAGATCAGGTATAGGAGGAACAGGCTCCCCGACTGTAAACTCACGGGTTTCTGCTATACTCCATAAGCCACGGGTATTCAAAACCCGCACGGTCAACGTGTACTCACCTACCGAGAGTTCGGTCGTGGCAATGATGGCATCAATTGAGAAAGTTTCGCCTATGTCATCTAAGGGTATTTCAGTAGCATTTCCTAAGCCTGGATCGTTGTCATTGAAGAAATATTCTACATAATCGACCGCAGCAGGATCTGTGAAGCCTTCACGCTCGACAAAAAATAATCTAGAAGCCGCTAAACCCCATTGATTGGACTGATTTCGAAAACGGATGGACAATCTATGGAAGCCCCTAGGCAATCCTTCCATATTGATGATACCCAAAATCTGTGGATTGGGACCTGGACTTACAGATAAGGATGTACCATTTCCTAAGCCAGGGTCATTGCCAAAAAAGTATTCGGCTGCATCAATGGCAATGGTAAGACCTGAAGTTGCTCTTCCCTTCCAGAAGGTCCGGTTGGCTGTCAATCCCCAAATACCTTCTGCATCCTGAAAGCGTATAAACAATCGGTGAAATCCATCAGCTAAACCCACTGTACTGATGGATGCCTGCTGACTAACTACAGTACCCGAAGAAATGGGTATTGCCGTACCACTGCCAAAACCTGGATCGGTATTGAAATAGTACTCTGCTCCTACCAAGGTAGGTTGCTGTGCTTGCGTGCACCAAGGCAAGAGGCACAGCCCAAGGAGGGCGCACCAAAATAAAAGATACGTTTTCATAGTCGATCTCTTAATTATTGGCTCTGCCTTCGATTCTTACATTCAAATCTCCATTTTGAGGAACAATGGGATTAAGGATATTCAGCAAAGTAACTTGGGGAACAGCTGGTTCGCCACTAACAGTATATCCAATTCCTCCAAAGAGTCCTATTTGGGAGCCTCCTACTCCACCTGTTAAACCTGGGGAACCTGCTTGAAGACTATAATTATGATCATAGCTAAAAGAATTATTTGGAGCATTTACAAACAACGGGTTGGAGAAAATATTATCAACTCCTGTATTCCCATTTGTTGTTGGGAGAGAGCTAGGATTATCCTGTCCAAAAAAGATGTTGTTGTTAAAGGTAGAATTAACTATAGCTCCGGGAGAATTAAAATTAGAATTCAAATTATTCTGAAAAAATATGTTATTGCCGAATATATTGGTAAAAGACCCTGAAAAAATTCCACCACTTGATAAAAATACATTATTTGAAAAAAGGGAATGATTTATATTTTGTATAACTCCACTAATAATATTATTTCGAAAAATAAACCTTTCCTCAAAGTTGGGCGAAACTAGAGAGGAAATCGAGTTGATGATATTTTCTTCGAATATCCAGTTTTGAAAATCTGCAACAAAAACATTAAATTGAATAAAATTCCGTTGAATAATTACATTGTTGATTTGACTTCCTGAATAAGAGGCTTGCAAAATAGTAAAGCCAGCAAGCCTGCTATCAGAGGATCCATTTTGAAAAATAACTGTTCCTAGCGAACTTCTCAAACCATCTGCTGTAGCAGGATTATGTCCTGCCCCAATTAAATTGATTCTTTTATTGATGTTAATATCTCCATAGGAATTTGAAGACCCACTCACATAAATAAAGTCCCCATCAGCCGATGCATCTATTACTTCTTGCAGGGTATTAAACTCGCTTGTTTCTCCGTCTCGATTACTGAATGTTCGGACTACCTGTGCTTCTAAAGTGGACGCTGTCAACAGTAAGCACACAACGAAAAGATTGTAAATTGTTTTCATAAGTTTTGTAAAATTTAAGTGGTGGAATAGAATCAGTAGAAAATTAAAATACGTTGTAAAAGATTTACCTCTAAATTTCCAGCTAATTGAGAATGAATCAAATACCCCAAAAGTGGTATTATAAACTATGTCTTTATTTAAAAATATCCGCAGAAAGAAAAATATGCTGCCACTACTTCCGAAAAATCTACAGATAGGGATAATTAAGCTAAAAAACAGGAAATTATGATTTATTTCAGGTAGTCCTTTTTGATTTCACGTTCTACTGCTAAATTATAATTAACGAGCAGTTGTTGGTATTTCCGTGGTGACATACCTAGATAGGTTGTGAAGTCTTTATATAGATGTGGGCTATCATTGTATCCAAAGTTGATAGCCAATTCTAGGATATCTACGAAAGGGTCTTTTTCCAATGCTATGAGCAGCAAATTGAACCGGACTATCCTACAAAACACCTTAGGAGGAACTCCCACTTGATTTTTGAAATAAATTTGAAAGGCACGCTTACCAATGCCAAGCTGTTCGATCAATTCATCAAGACCCACGATTCCTTTTTTAAGGAAAATATAGTGGACCATGTGCGACATATCTACGTGTGGCTTTTTCGGTTTCATATTGCTAAAATGACCCAGCAGCAGCTCATCTATTGAAGACAACAAATCTTTTAAACTCATAAATGATTGTGAAACTTCTAATATTCGTTGGTGAAGCAGCTTAAAACCTATTTCATTTAGGGGCGTCACTTTATCTGTACATTCGCTTGCAGGTTTATTTAAAAAATGAAAAAGACCTGTAGGTGTAAATACGATGCAAAAAAATTCAAAAACCCCTTCAAAATGGGAAATTCCAACTTTAGTCATTTGACCAAACAGGTATGGATGGTGATTTTTGAAATAGATTCTATCCTCCTTAGTAGGATATGTTAAATAGGAATTTGAATTGATTTTAAAAATAGTTATGATGGCTGCTGTGCCTTTCGGGGTAAAAACAGGCCTCTCTGTACCATCAAATTTAATTTTTGACACCAAATAGCCGTTAATGTAAGGCGCTAAGGATTCATGGGGTTTAAAAAGTTGAATATCATTCATCACAGATTATTTAAAACTACAACTGAATCCTATACGACGATATAAATTGTCTTACGGAAAAATCTTCACATTTTAAGACAAAAAAACACTTTCAATATACTATTTTAATTTTTTTTCACCAACAGAATAGACAGACAAAAAGAAGACATCTTAAAGAAATTCATCAAAACATTACCAACTATCTTACAGCAACTTACTACTATTTTGTAAATAGAAATCGAATTACTAACCATTCAATCTACTAGAAACCCAATTTTAGCTTTATCCTAATTTTTTTATTCAAACCAATTTAATAACTTATGCCTTGTTATTTACCCATACATGATTTCAATTAATCAAAAGTACCTTTTACTTTTCTACCTCAGTGCAGTAAGTTTGCTAGGAGCCTGTTCATATTCACAGGAACCCTTACGCTATCAGGTTTTGGCTGATAAATCATTTTCAGCGGTGGAGGCTTCTGGAAGATTTGAACAAGACTCCATCTGGAAGGAGGGAATTTTCAATGCGGGCATCACCGCTTACAGTTGGTGGATGCGGGTCACTTTACCAGACCAATGGGATGAATCCAAGTACTTTTTTATGCTCAACAATCCACATATTAACCTATTGGAAATATATTTTTCTGATGCAGTCACCCCTACTTACATCATGGGCGATCACTTCCCTTTTGATCAAAGACCCTATTGGAATAAAGACCTCGTGGTTCCTTTGGAATATGATGGACATAAGCCCACTTCTTTACTTCTGAAAATGAGTAAACCTGGGGAAACATTACTTGTGGATCCTATGATCCTAAAAGAAAGCCAATTGCTTCAAAAAGTATCCTTGGAAACATTACTGATTGGACTATTTATTGGCTGGATGGCCATCATGTTCATGGGGGCTTGTTTGTATGCCATCAAACTCAAAGAAATTTCCGGAATATTATATGCGCTTTTCATTCTTTCACTCACTGCTTGGCTTTGCAGTCATTGGGGATTGGGCTTTCAATATATTTGGCCAAATGCAGGCGATTGGACAGATAAGTCCCGACCAATCCTAGGACTTATTACCAATACCATTTTTCTTTTATTGATGACGAGTTTTTTTCCACCTTTAAGAAAAAAAAGCTGGTTGATTTACGCTGTCAAAATCACCATTGCACTGCATGTGTTATTGGCAATAGATACTTTTTTTAGACCCATGTCTACCATCAATATCCCTAATAAAATGACCTTCCTCAAGCTTACCTTGGGATTTTCTATCCTTGTGACAGCCTTGATCATTACCTACTTGTGGCAACAATACAGGGCAGGCATACAATATGCTGCTTACTATCTTTTAGGGATTTCATTTTTGATTGGATTCAACTTGTTGGTTCACTTACATCAAGCAGGTATTTCAATTCTTTTGAGTAATTCTTTATTTGATTTCGGATCATCATTTGGAATGATGGGGGAAACCATCTTTATTACAGCGGCATTTATTGGGAAAGCAGCTGACTTCAAAGTTGAGCGTGAAAACTTACAGCTGAAATTGGTAGAAAATGAGAAACTCATGGCCAATAAACTGATCGATGTGCAAGAAAAAGAAAGAAATAGACTCGCAAGAGATCTCCATGACAGTATTGGAGGGATGCTAGCGAGCATTTATCTCAAAGCCAACCAACTCGAAACACAATTCTCCAGCAATGAAATAACCCATGAGTTAAAGGACCTAGTTTCCAAAAGTATCGTCGAAGCAAGAAGTATCAGTCACAATCTGACACCTCCACACCTCAAAGAAACAGGCTTGGAACTTGCACTGCGTTCAAAGTTACAGTTAATTCAAGACCAGGCTTATTTACCCATAACATTTACCTACTCTTTACCTGCTAACATTAGCCAAAACCTTCAACTTTCGCTGTATCGGATATGTGGTGAATTGGTGCAAAATGTATTGAAACATGCCCAGGCATCAGAGTTGATGATTCAGTTAATAGAAGTAGATGATGAAATTGAGGTAATTGTCGAGGACGACGGCCATGGCTTCGATGCAAATCATTCCAAAAATGGCATTGGATTGACCAATATACAGGATCGTGTTTCCTACTGGAAAGGAACCTTAGCGGTAGATTCCACCCCTTCGGGCACCACAGTTTTAATCAAAATTCCCCTTGTTTACGAGTATGCAGGCTAACATTACACTTTATCACATAGAAGATCATCAACTTTTTGTAGAAGGAATTTTTTCATTGATAGGAAAAGAAGCCGGAATCACTTGGTTAGGAAGTGCCAACAATGCTACGGACGGGCTAAAGGAAGTTATCAGGCTTCAACCTGATGTAGTGCTTTTAGATTACTTTCTTCCCGATATGAATGGCTTGGAAACAGCACAGAAAATCCTTAATCTGTTACCTCATACCGCTATTTTAATTTTATCTATGGAATCGAGTAGGGATCTCATTAGGAAATGTACAAAACTTGGGATTTTAGGCTTTTTACCAAAAACAACCGATAAACAAAGCTTATTAGATGCCATTCACTCCATCTACCGAAAGGAACCTGTATTTCCCGAAATCCAAGAAATCTCCAAAGAGATTCCTACAGGGTTAAATATGTTGAGCAAACGGGAAAAGGAAATTGCGTTTTTAATTGCCCGAGGCTTCACCTCCGCTCAAATCTCAGAAAAACTCTTCTTGAGCTTACTGACTGTCAATACACATAGAAGAAATCTCATCCACAAATTAAAACTCACAAACACAGCACAATTGTCCGCTTGGATCAGTAAATTGATGGAAGAAGAGCTATAATTTCATCAATGAAAAAAACAAAAGAAGGATTTGCCTGTTTTTAAAATTCAATTACCTTTGCAGTGCATGAAAAAATACCCTTCCATAGTTTCACTTTTAGCTGCCAACACCACCGTTGGTACAGTACATCATGCACATCATTCCTCCTAAGGAGGAATTATACAAACATATCGCCCAATGGAGGCTGTTTATCTAATTATGCAGCCAATCAATCCAAAATTGTCTCAAACATTTTGCATCTAACCGTATATTGCATACATGAATTCAATTATCCGCATTGCCGTACAAAAGAGCGGCAGATTAAGTGAAGATTCCTTAAGCCTCATCAAAGAATGTGGCATCAAATTTTATAACGGCACCGGCAAGTTAAAATCTACCGCTACCAATTTCCCGATCGAATTTTTATTCCTGAGAGACGATGATATTCCTGGCTATGTAGCCGATGGGGTGGCAGATTTGGGAATTGTAGGCGAAAATGAATTGGTTGAAAAAGACAAAGAGGTCAATGTCCTGAAAAAATTGGGATTCAGCAAATGTAGACTATCCTTAGCCATTCCTAAAGGAGAAGAATACATGAATATTCACTACTTCCAAGGAAAAAGCATCGCTACCTCCTACCCGAAAATCTTAGGAGACTATCTGACCAAAAATAATGTATCTGCAGAAATCCACGAAATATCCGGATCTGTTGAAATCGCTCCTAGCATAGGACTCGCTGAAGGAATCTGTGATATCGTAAGTTCGGGATCCACCCTCATGATGAATGGATTAAAAGAGGTAGAAGAGATCTTCAAGTCTGAAGCTGTGCTTATTGCCAATAATACGCTATCCGAGGAAAAATTAGCCATCATCGATAAACTATTGTTTAGAATCAATGCTGTACAAACTGGTAAATCCAATAAATATGTCTTAATGAATGCACCAAATCAATCATTAGATAGAATTATTGAACTTATTCCAGGCATGAGGAGTCCTACGATCTTGCCTTTGGCGCAGGAAGGTTGGTCTTCGGTACACTCAGTCTTGAGTGAAGATCAGTTTTGGGAGAATATTGAGGAACTGAGGGCAGCCGGCGCCGAAGGTATACTGGTTGTTCCGATTGAAAAAATGGTTGTTTAAAACACTGAAATATGAAAATTGTCATCAACCCAAAAGTTACTGAGTGGGCATCCATTTTGGAGAGACCTGTACAGAAGACAAAGGATATAGAAAAAATAGTCAAGCCGATTCTTCGGAAAGTCAAGCGCTCCGGTGATAAGGCTTTGAAAAAATTTGCTTTGGAATATGATCATGTACAAATAAAAAATTTGCTGGTCACTCGAGAAGAAATCGTAGCTGCAAAAGCTATGGTCGATCCTGCTTTGAAA encodes:
- a CDS encoding HYR domain-containing protein is translated as MKTYLLFWCALLGLCLLPWCTQAQQPTLVGAEYYFNTDPGFGSGTAIPISSGTVVSQQASISTVGLADGFHRLFIRFQDAEGIWGLTANRTFWKGRATSGLTIAIDAAEYFFGNDPGLGNGTSLSVSPGPNPQILGIINMEGLPRGFHRLSIRFRNQSNQWGLAASRLFFVEREGFTDPAAVDYVEYFFNDNDPGLGNATEIPLDDIGETFSIDAIIATTELSVGEYTLTVRVLNTRGLWSIAETREFTVGEPVPPIPDLENLPDVIAECIVNFTDLIIPTATAQDGSTVFGVTNEGVFPVIQQGSRVITWTYTDANGFRTTQEQRIILDDITPPTIAALSTIQLNADAGQCFASNVALIPPLTSDNCGNVSLTNDAPSFFPVGLTLVTWTVTDGNGNQAFSSFEVLVEDTQVPTITCPEDIRLLVAFGSSGAIVTYALPNTADNCGTPELTLIEGLESGSAFPIGTTVVRYEARDAAGNTAECSFNVIVTEEEDDVPPVIINCPASIVVPNTIGSCSASVGWVPPTASDNSGSVTLTSNFEPGASFPVGTTRVIYTATDPTGNTAVCEFDVTVQDTQAPVFTCTQNITVTVGFGEGSVLVNYAIPTAVDNCGEANVQLVSGPASGSLFPLGVTTVIFSATDAVGNASECSFTVTVAESADTEPPVINNCPQNIEVSNDTDACGAIVTWIPPTALDNSGSVEFVTDVEPGSFFPIGRSTVTYTATDPSGNTTICSFEVLVNDTQAPVLTCSETIEVTVGIGVAGANVSYELPEALDNCGSVTILRTAGPASGSFFETGTATLISFAATDEAGNSTTCSFLVIVTASEDTEAPVIEDCPQNISVSNDAGACGAIVTWTEPTATDNSGSVTLTTDLEPGSFFPVGTTTVTYTAIDPSDNRTLCTFDVVVRDEEAPVITCPAPISVVVGMGETGAVVNYELPTATDNCGEVRVELSSGPVSGSVFPIGTTTVTYTAFDDSDNSTACSFTVIVTASEDTEAPVIEDCPQNISVSNDAGACGAIVTWTEPTATDNSGLVTLTPDIEPGSFFSVGTTTVTYTAIDPSGNRTLCTFDVVVRDEESPVITCPAPISVVVGIGETGAVVNYELPTAMDNCGEVRVELTSGPASGSVFPVGTTTVTYTALDESDNSSTCSFTVTVTASEDTEAPVIEDCPQNISVSNDAGACGAIVTWTEPIATDNSGSVTLTTDIEPGSFFPVGTTTVTYTAIDPSGNRTLCTFDVVVRDEEALVITCQEPISVVVGIGETGAVVNYELPTATDNCGEVRVELSSGPASGSIFPIGTTTVTYTAFDDSDNSSTCSFTVTVTASEDTEAPVIEDCPQNISVSNDAGACGAIVTWTEPTATDNSGSVTLTTDIEPGSFFPVGTTTVTYTAIDPSGNRTLCTFDVVVRDEEAPVVNTKDIIIEINRGDSFLLSPDMVDAGSKDNCAIATRIVDRTQFNESDEGPNLVLLTVTDVNGNSASDIAIVTIVVIGDPVCVVAKARDVTLFLNNAGKANLNVNMVEDGSFTNCGNRITRRLLEKCKFDCSDIGEQLITYTVRDNRGNEGTTQFKVTVIDNRAPNICLSRIVNVTQRAGTVYTLTDLTTRGKIKDNCSVGKVEQIPAAGTVFDKAGDYPILIRAEDGSGNVSTRTLTLRLRFVGQPNKNKNNPKNGRSLNLPDLVVPWNTSFEDIINMQRKKVGKQVLTEMGIQFDAEGYEQDVPGYYSIGYSSAEDSGMVMDFMVEVAEKPEALDILLRGIVPASNVRIGSAVGNLVTLDPSDDIHTYTMDEHPDFYLEDNQLFWRGEGQPEASQRVMVYSTDRMGQTISKELLLWSDTEPLKLQIYPNPANYETNIAVALQEESAVELRIYDATGRLVYTYNALEYELFTKTVDLEGLTQGMYHVTVKVNHQYLHGRLIKK
- a CDS encoding right-handed parallel beta-helix repeat-containing protein translates to MKTIYNLFVVCLLLTASTLEAQVVRTFSNRDGETSEFNTLQEVIDASADGDFIYVSGSSNSYGDININKRINLIGAGHNPATADGLRSSLGTVIFQNGSSDSRLAGFTILQASYSGSQINNVIIQRNFIQFNVFVADFQNWIFEENIINSISSLVSPNFEERFIFRNNIISGVIQNINHSLFSNNVFLSSGGIFSGSFTNIFGNNIFFQNNLNSNFNSPGAIVNSTFNNNIFFGQDNPSSLPTTNGNTGVDNIFSNPLFVNAPNNSFSYDHNYSLQAGSPGLTGGVGGSQIGLFGGIGYTVSGEPAVPQVTLLNILNPIVPQNGDLNVRIEGRANN
- a CDS encoding helix-turn-helix domain-containing protein, which encodes MNDIQLFKPHESLAPYINGYLVSKIKFDGTERPVFTPKGTAAIITIFKINSNSYLTYPTKEDRIYFKNHHPYLFGQMTKVGISHFEGVFEFFCIVFTPTGLFHFLNKPASECTDKVTPLNEIGFKLLHQRILEVSQSFMSLKDLLSSIDELLLGHFSNMKPKKPHVDMSHMVHYIFLKKGIVGLDELIEQLGIGKRAFQIYFKNQVGVPPKVFCRIVRFNLLLIALEKDPFVDILELAINFGYNDSPHLYKDFTTYLGMSPRKYQQLLVNYNLAVEREIKKDYLK
- a CDS encoding sensor histidine kinase, whose product is MISINQKYLLLFYLSAVSLLGACSYSQEPLRYQVLADKSFSAVEASGRFEQDSIWKEGIFNAGITAYSWWMRVTLPDQWDESKYFFMLNNPHINLLEIYFSDAVTPTYIMGDHFPFDQRPYWNKDLVVPLEYDGHKPTSLLLKMSKPGETLLVDPMILKESQLLQKVSLETLLIGLFIGWMAIMFMGACLYAIKLKEISGILYALFILSLTAWLCSHWGLGFQYIWPNAGDWTDKSRPILGLITNTIFLLLMTSFFPPLRKKSWLIYAVKITIALHVLLAIDTFFRPMSTINIPNKMTFLKLTLGFSILVTALIITYLWQQYRAGIQYAAYYLLGISFLIGFNLLVHLHQAGISILLSNSLFDFGSSFGMMGETIFITAAFIGKAADFKVERENLQLKLVENEKLMANKLIDVQEKERNRLARDLHDSIGGMLASIYLKANQLETQFSSNEITHELKDLVSKSIVEARSISHNLTPPHLKETGLELALRSKLQLIQDQAYLPITFTYSLPANISQNLQLSLYRICGELVQNVLKHAQASELMIQLIEVDDEIEVIVEDDGHGFDANHSKNGIGLTNIQDRVSYWKGTLAVDSTPSGTTVLIKIPLVYEYAG
- a CDS encoding response regulator transcription factor, with product MQANITLYHIEDHQLFVEGIFSLIGKEAGITWLGSANNATDGLKEVIRLQPDVVLLDYFLPDMNGLETAQKILNLLPHTAILILSMESSRDLIRKCTKLGILGFLPKTTDKQSLLDAIHSIYRKEPVFPEIQEISKEIPTGLNMLSKREKEIAFLIARGFTSAQISEKLFLSLLTVNTHRRNLIHKLKLTNTAQLSAWISKLMEEEL
- the hisG gene encoding ATP phosphoribosyltransferase — encoded protein: MNSIIRIAVQKSGRLSEDSLSLIKECGIKFYNGTGKLKSTATNFPIEFLFLRDDDIPGYVADGVADLGIVGENELVEKDKEVNVLKKLGFSKCRLSLAIPKGEEYMNIHYFQGKSIATSYPKILGDYLTKNNVSAEIHEISGSVEIAPSIGLAEGICDIVSSGSTLMMNGLKEVEEIFKSEAVLIANNTLSEEKLAIIDKLLFRINAVQTGKSNKYVLMNAPNQSLDRIIELIPGMRSPTILPLAQEGWSSVHSVLSEDQFWENIEELRAAGAEGILVVPIEKMVV